The Geobacillus genomosp. 3 genome segment GTCATCGCTGAGGCTGGGGCCATCATCGACCGCCGGATGCTGAACCGCCTGTTGCCGTATTTGGAAAAAGGAGTCGGACTGCAGATGCACCGCCCGGCTGAAGGAGTGGCGGACGGTCCGATTGAGGTGCAGACGGTGAAAATTTACGCGCCGAATGACCCAGACAATGAAAAGGTGATCAACATCATCGGCAACGGTTTTATCGCCGAAGATGTCAAACATATTACGCCGGCGGACATCATTGCCTCGATCAGTTATTTCTTCAACTTGCTTCACGGTGTCGGCGATACGGACGACATCGACCATTTAGGCAACCGCCGTCTCCGTTCAGTCGGCGAACTGTTGCAAAACCAATTCCGCATCGGCTTGTCGCGGATGGAGCGCGTCGTGCGTGAGCGCATGTCGATCCAAGATACGAACACGATTACACCGCAGCAGCTCATCAACATTCGCCCGGTGATCGCGGCGATTAAGGAATTTTTTGGCAGCTCGCAGCTGTCGCAGTTTATGGATCAGACGAACCCGTTGGCTGAGTTGACGCATAAACGCCGCCTTTCTGCGCTTGGCCCTGGCGGATTGACGCGCGAGCGCGCCGGATTTGAAGTGCGCGATGTCCACTATTCGCATTATGGGCGGATGTGTCCGATCGAGACGCCGGAAGGCCCGAACATCGGGTTGATCAACTCATTGTCCACGTATGCGAAGGTGAACAAATTCGGTTTTATTGAAACGCCGTACCGGCGCGTTGATCCGGAGACGGGAAAAGTAACGGACCAAATCGACTATTTGACGGCCGATGAAGAAGACAATTACGTTGTGGCGCAAGCGAACGTGCCGCTTGCGGAAGACGGGACGTTCCTTGAAGAAAATGTCATCGCCCGTTTCCGCGGTGAAAACATCGTTGTGAAGCGCGACCGCGTCGACTACATGGACGTGTCGCCGAAGCAAGTTGTTTCCGCGGCGACGGCATGCATCCCGTTTTTGGAGAATGACGACTCCAACCGCGCTTTGATGGGCGCGAACATGCAGCGTCAAGCAGTGCCGCTGTTAGAACCGGAAGCGCCGATCGTCGGTACAGGAATGGAGTATGTTTCAGCGAAAGATTCGGGTGCGGCGGTTATTTGCAAGCACCGCGGCATTGTCGAACGTGTTGAGGCAAAGGAAATTTGGGTACGGCGACTCATTGAGGTCGACGGCAAAGAAGTCAAGGGTGATCTAGATAAATATCGGTTGCTGAAGTTTATTCGTTCCAACCAAGGCACTTGCTACAACCAACGGCCGATCGTGAAAAAAGGCGATATCGTCGAAAAGGGTGAAATTTTGGCTGACGGCCCGTCGATGGATAAAGGTGAACTGGCGCTTGGTCGCAATGTGCTCGTTGCCTTTATGACGTGGGACGGCTACAACTACGAAGATGCCATCATCATGAGTGAGCGCCTTGTTAAAGAAGACGTGTACACATCGGTCCACATTGAGGAATACGAGGCGGAATCGCGCGACACGAAACTCGGTCCGGAAGAAATTACGCGCGACATCCCGAACGTCGGTGAAGATGCGTTGAAAAACTTGGATGAGCGCGGCATCGTCCGCATCGGCGCCGAAGTAAAGGACGGCGACTTGCTCGTCGGCAAAGTGACGCCAAAAGGGATGACCGAATTGACGGCCGAGGAGCGGTTGCTCCATGCCATCTTTGGTGAAAAAGCGCGTGAGGTGCGCGATACGTCGCTGCGCGTCCCGCACGGCGGCGGCGGTATTGTTCTTGACGTGAAAGTATTTAACCGCGAAGATGGCGACGAACTCCCGCCAGGCGTCAACCAACTTGTCCGCGTCTACATCGTGCAGAAGCGGAAAATTTCCGAAGGTGACAAAATGGCGGGTCGCCACGGGAACAAAGGGGTTATTTCCCGTATTCTTCCAGAAGAAGATATGCCGTTCTTGCCCGATGGCACGCCGGTTGACATCATGTTAAACCCGCTCGGCGTTCCATCGCGGATGAACATCGGGCAAGTGTTTGAGCTGCATCTTGGCATGGCGGCGAGAAAACTTGGCTTGCATATCGCTTCTCCGGTCTTTGACGGAGCGACGGAGGAAGATGTTTGGAACATTCTTGAAGAAGCCGGCATGGCGCGTGATGCCAAAACCGTGCTATATGACGGGCGGACGGGTGAACCATTTGACAACCGCGTGTCGGTCGGTATTATGTATATGATTAAGCTCGCCCACATGGTTGATGACAAGCTTCATGCCCGTTCAACAGGTCCGTACTCACTCGTCACCCAGCAGCCGCTCGGCGGCAAGGCACAGTTTGGCGGCCAGCGTTTCGGCGAGATGGAGGTATGGGCGCTTGAAGCGTACGGTGCGGCATACACATTGCAAGAAATTTTGACTGTTAAATCCGACGACGTTGTCGGCCGCGTCAAAACATACGAAGCGATCGTCAAAGGGGAAAACATTCCGGAGCCGGGCGTGCCGGAGTCGTTTAAAGTGTTGATTAAGGAGCTGCAAAGTTTAGGGATGGACGTCACGATTTTGACAGGTGATGAGCAAGAAATCAACATGGAAAACTTTGACGACGACGATGACCATGCGCCGGATGCGATTATGGTCGACGTTAAGCCGATCGAGCCGGAAGAGGTTGACGAAGAAAAAGACGCGGTGACGAAAGAGTAACCGGCAATGGCGGCAAGGCGGGGAGCATTTCCCCGCCCGCGGCCATTGAAGCGAACGGTTGGCGAACAAGCCTTGGAGCAAAACCGACGGATCAAAGAGGGAGGTATACCCCTTGCTAGATGTCAATAAATTCGAGTATATGAAAATCGGGCTCGCTTCCCCGGAGAAAATTCGCTCTTGGTCGTACGGTGAAGTCAAAAAACCGGAAACGATCAACTACCGGACGTTAAAGCCGGAAAAAGACGGCCTGTTTTGTGAGCGCATTTTCGGCCCGACGAAAGACTGGGAGTGCCATTGCGGCAAATATAAGCGCGTCCGTTACAAAGGGGTTGTTTGTGACCGCTGCGGCGTCGAGGTGACGCGTTCAAAAGTCCGCCGCGAACGGATGGGTCATATCGAGCTCGCCGCTCCCGTTTCGCACATCTGGTATTTTAAAGGCATCCCGAGCCGGATGGGTCTTGTGCTTGACATGTCGCCACGGGCGCTCGAGGAAGTGATTTACTTTGCTTCTTACGTCGTCACCGACCCGGGCGATACGCCGCTTGAGAAAAAACAGTTGTTATCGGAAAAAGAATACCGCGCCTATCGCGAGAAATACGGCCAGTCGTTCCAAGCATCGATGGGGGCGGAGGCGATTAAAAAGCTTCTCCAAGACATCGACTTGGATAAAGAAGTAACTACACTGAAAGAAGAGTTGAAAACGGCGCAAGGGCAGCGGCGCGCCCGCATCATTAAACGCCTTGAAGTGCTTGAGGCGTTCCGCAGCTCGGGAAACGACCCGGCTTGGATGGTGCTCGATGTACTGCCAGTCATTCCGCCGGAACTCCGCCCGATGGTCCAACTCGATGGAGGACGGTTTGCGACATCGGACTTAAACGATTTATACCGCCGTGTGATTAACCGCAACAACCGTCTGAAACGGTTGCTTGACCTTGGCGCGCCGAACATTATCGTTCAAAACGAGAAACGGATGCTGCAAGAGGCAGTCGATGCTTTGATCGACAACGGCCGCCGCGGCCGCCCGGTCACTGGGCCGGGGAACCGCCCATTAAAGTCGCTTTCCCATATGCTGAAAGGAAAGCAAGGACGCTTCCGGCAAAACTTGCTCGGCAAACGGGTCGACTATTCCGGCCGTTCCGTCATTGTTGTCGGTCCGAACTTAAAAATGTATCAATGCGGGCTGCCGAAAGAAATGGCGCTCGAGCTGTTTAAGCCGTTCGTCATGAAGGAGCTTGTCGAGAGGGGCTTGGCGCATAACATTAAAAGCGCAAAACGGAAAATTGAACGCGTACACCCTGAGGTATGGGATGTACTTGAAGACGTCATTAAAGAGCATCCGGTGTTGTTAAACCGTGCCCCGACGCTCCACCGCCTCGGGATTCAGGCGTTTGAGCCGACGCTTGTCGAAGGCCGGGCGATCCGTCTTCATCCGCTCGTTTGTACGGCGTACAATGCGGACTTTGACGGCGACCAAATGGCGGTGCACGTGCCGCTGTCGGCCGAGGCACAGGCTGAAGCACGCTTGTTGATGCTGGCGGCGCAAAACATTTTGAACCCGAAAGATGGAAAGCCGGTCGTTACCCCTTCGCAAGACATGGTTTTAGGAAACTATTACTTGACGATGGAACGCGAGGGGGCAGTCGGCGAGGGCATGGTATTCAAGGATACGGACGAGGCGCTGCTCGCCTACCATAACGGTTATGTCCATCTCCATTCACGCATCGCTGTCCATGCCGGCTCGCTGAAAAACGAAACGTTTACCGAGGAACAAAACAACAAACTGCTGCTGACGACGGTTGGGAAGCTCATTTTCAACGAAATTTTGCCGAAGTCGTTCCCGTACATTAACGAGCCGACGACGGAAAATATCGAAGGGCGGACACCGGATAAATATTTCCTTGACAAAGGGACCGACGTGCGCGAAGAGATCCGCAAGCGCGAACTTGTGCCGCCGTTTAAGAAAAAAGTGCTTGGGCAAATTATCGCCGAAGTATTCAAGCGGTTCAAAATTACCGAAACATCAAAGATGCTCGACCGCATGAAAGATCTCGGTTTCAAATACTCAACGAAAGCCGGCATTACGATCGGCGTTGCTGATATCGTTGTTTTGCCGGAAAAACAAGAAATTTTGGATGAAGCACAAGCGAAAGTTGACACCGTTTTGAAGCAGTTCCGCCGCGGGTTGATTACCGACGAAGAGCGGTATGAACGCGTTATCTCCGTTTGGAGCGCGGCGAAAGATAAAATCCAAGATCGGTTGATGAAATCGCTCGATAAGCGCAACCCGATCTTTATGATGAGCGATTCCGGAGCGCGGGGGAACGCGTCGAACTTTACGCAGCTCGCAGGGATGCGCGGCTTGATGGCCAACCCGGCGGGCCGGATTATCGAGCTGCCGATCAAATCGTCGTTCCGCGAAGGCTTAACGGTATTGGAGTACTTCATCTCGACGCACGGCGCTCGGAAAGGGTTGGCGGATACGGCGTTGAAAACGGCCGATTCGGGCTATCTCACGAGACGTCTCGTTGACGTGGCGCAAGATGTCATCGTCCGTGAAGAAGACTGCGGCACCGACCGCGGCATTTTGGCGCGCGCGTTAACGGACGGTACGGAAGTCGTCGTCAAGCTTGAGGAACGGCTTGTCGGCCGCTATGCGCACAAAACGGTGCACCATCCGGAAACGGGCAAAGTAATCGTCCGGAAAGATGAGATGATTACTGAAGATATCGCGAATGAGATCGTCAAGGCCGGTGTTACGGAAGTATGGATTCGCTCCGTCTTTGCTTGTAACACGCGTCACGGTGTGTGCAAAAAATGTTACGGTCGCAACATGGCGACGGGCATGGACGTTGAAGTTGGCGAGGCGGTCGGTATTATCGCCGCTCAATCAATCGGCGAGCCGGGTACGCAGCTGACAATGCGGACGTTCCATACGGGCGGCGTCGCCGGGGACGATATCACCCAAGGTTTGCCGCGGGTGCAAGAGCTGTTTGAAGCGCGCAACCCGAAAGGGCAAGCGGTTATTTCAGAAATTGATGGTACGGTTGTCTCGATTAACGAAACCCGTGACCATCAGTACGAAATCGTTGTGCAAAGCGAAGTCGAGACGCGCTCGTATGTAGCCCCATACAATGCACGTCTAAAAGTCGAAGAAGGGCAGCACGTTGAACGCGGCCAGGAGTTAACGGAAGGCTCGGTTGACCCGAAACAGCTGCTGCGCGTACGAGATATTACGTCCGTTCAAGAATACTTGCTCCGTGAAGTGCAAAAGGTGTACCGGATGCAAGGGGTCGAAATTAGCGATAAGCACATTGAGGTGATGGTGCGGCAAATGCTGCGCAAAGTGCGCGTTATCGATGCCGGCGATACGGATGTGCTGCCGGGCACGCTTTTGGATGTTCACCAGTTTACGGATGTCAATACGCAGGCTATCCGCGAAGGAAAGCGGCCGGCAACAGCCCGCCCGGTGCTGCTTGGCATTACGAAAGCGTCGCTTGAAACGGATTCGTTCTTGTCGGCGGCTTCGTTCCAAGAAACGACGCGCGTCTTGACCGATGCGGCGATCAAAGGAAAACGGGACGAGTTGCTCGGCTTGAAAGAAAACGTCATTATCGGCAAACTTGTCCCGGCCGGAACAGGTATGGCCCGCTACCGCAACGTAAAGCCTGCCGTCAAGAAGGAAACGGCTGGCGATACCGTTCCGTCTAAATAAAACGAAAAAGGGCGGCCGGCTAAGTGGCTCTTGGCCGGCCCTTCCTTGATAAAAAATACAGTTGACAACGGACGGAGAAAGTGGTAGTCTAATAAAGGTGTTCCAACAACCTGGTACTTTGGAGGATATGTTACATGTCTTATGAAAAAGTATTGCAGGCTGGGAAGGTCGTCATTGGAACCAAACAAACGATAAGGGCTTTAAAGGAAGGGAAGGCAACGGAAGTGATCGTAGCCGAAGATGCCGACTTGCCAATCATCGAAAAAGTGATGGCAGCAGCCAATGAGGCGAATGTGCCAGTCACGAAAGTCGATTCAATGAAAAAACTCGGCAAGGCATGCAAGATCCAGGTCGGCGCAGCTGCGGTGGCGATTCTTCGTTGAGTGCTTCGCCTTTAAAATCTTTGTTTGCATAAACAATGAACCACCTGGATATGTGGGCTTAAACGATGCATGTGAAAGGAGGATTTTTCAATGCCTACAATTAACCAATTAGTCCGCAAAGGACGCGAGAAAAAAGTATTTAAGTCAAAATCCCCTGCATTGAACAAAGGGTACAACAGCTTCAAAAAAGAACAAACGAACGTGTCGTCTCCGCAAAAACGCGGCGTATGCACGCGTGTCGGCACAATGACGCCGAAAAAACCGAACTCGGCGCTCCGGAAGTACGCTCGTGTCCGTCTGACGAACGGGATTGAAGTGACGGCTTACATTCCGGGAATCGGCCACAACTTGCAAGAACATAGCGTCGTGCTCATTCGTGGCGGACGTGTTAAAGACTTGCCAGGGGTGCGCTACCATATCGTCCGCGGTGCATTGGATACGGCGGGCGTAGCGAACCGGATGCAAGGCCGTTCGAAATACGGCGCGAAAAAGCCAAAAGCAGCGAAAAAATAATGAATGAAAGAGGATTTTTTCCTGAAGGGAGGAAAAACTATGCCACGTAGAGGCCCTGTTGCTAAACGTGACGTATTGCCAGACCCGATTTACAATTCAAAACTTGTCACCCGTTTGATCAATAAAATGATGATTGACGGGAAAAAGTCGAAAGCACAAAAAATTCTTTACACTGCTTTTGATATTATCCGTGACCGCACGGGTAAAGACCCAATGGAAGTGTTTGAACAAGCGTTGAAAAACGTCATGCCGGTGTTGGAAGTGCGTGCTCGCCGCGTCGGTGGGGCGAACTACCAAGTTCCGGTCGAAGTCCGTCCGGATCGCCGCGTGTCCCTCGGGTTGCGCTGGCTCGTGCAATATTCCCGCCTTCGCGGTGAAAAAACGATGGAAGAACGCTTGGCGAATGAAATTATGGACGCTGCCAACAACACTGGTGCAGCGGTGAAAAAACGCGAAGATACGCATAAAATGGCTGAAGCGAACAAAGCGTTTGCTCATTACCGTTGGTAATAGGCGCTGCTCAAAGGAAATAGGTGAGAAGGCACGACTTATGTTGCCTGTTCACCTATATTCCTATATATTGTGGCCCTTTCGGCTGCGTGTATATAACTTCTCTAACACCAAAGAGGATTGCGCCATAGATGGCGACGCCATCTACTTATATTTTATTTTGTAAGGAAGGAGAAAATAACCACTATGGCAAGAGAGTTCTCCTTAGAAAACACTCGCAACATAGGGATCATGGCGCACATTGACGCCGGGAAAACGACGACGACGGAACGGATACTGTTCTACACAGGCCGCGTTCATAAAATCGGGGAAGTGCATGAAGGCGCAGCCACGATGGACTGGATGGAGCAAGAGCAGGAGCGCGGGATTACGATTACGTCGGCGGCGACAACGGCTCAATGGAAAGGCCATCGCATCAACATTATCGACACGCCGGGGCACGTCGACTTCACGGTTGAGGTTGAGCGCTCGCTGCGCGTGTTGGACGGAGCCATTACAGTCCTTGATGCCCAATCCGGTGTCGAGCCGCAAACGGAAACAGTTTGGCGTCAAGCGACTACATATGGTGTTCCGCGGATTGTATTCGTCAACAAAATGGACAAAATCGGCGCGGACTTCTTGTATGCGGTGAAAACGCTCCATGACCGTTTGCAAGCGAATGCTCATCCGGTGCAGCTGCCGATCGGCGCTGAGGACCAGTTCAACGGCATTATCGACCTCGTGGAAATGTGTGCATACCATTACCACGACGAGCTTGGCAAAAACATTGAGCGCATCGATATCCCGGAAGACTACCGCGATCTGGCTGAAGAATATCATGGCAAACTCATTGAGGCGGTTGCGGAACTCGATGAAGAGCTGATGATGAAATATTTGGAAGGGGAAGAAATTACGAAAGAAGAGCTGAAAGCTGCCATCCGTAAGGCGACGATCAGCGTTGAATTCTATCCGGTCTTCTGTGGTTCGGCTTTTAAAAACAAAGGCGTTCAGCTGCTTCTTGACGGCGTTGTTGACTACTTGCCGTCTCCGATAGACATCCCGGCCATTCGCGGCACCATTCCGGATACGGAAGAAGAAGTAACGCGTGAAGCGCGCGACGATGCTCCGTTCTCGGCGTTGGCATTCAAAATTATGACTGACCCGTACGTCGGGAAGCTGACGTTCTTCCGCGTCTACTCCGGAACGCTTGATTCCGGTTCGTACGTGATGAACTCGACGAAACGGAAGCGCGAACGGATCGGCCGCCTGCTGCAAATGCACGCGAACCACCGCCAGGAAATCTCGACGGTATATGCCGGCGACATTGCCGCGGCGGTAGGTTTAAAAGATACGACGACCGGCGATACTCTATGTGACGAGAAAAACCTTGTCATCCTAGAGTCGATGCAATTCCCAGAGCCGGTTATTTCGGTGGCGATCGAACCGAAATCGAAAGCCGACCAAGACAAGATGGGTCAGGCGTTGCAAAAACTGCAAGAAGAAGACCCGACATTCCGTGCCCATACCGATCCGGAAACAGGACAAACGATCATTTCCGGGATGGGTGAGCTGCATCTTGACATTATCGTCGACCGGATGCGCCGCGAATTCAAAGTCGAAGCGAACGTTGGTGCGCCGCAAGTCGCTTACCGTGAAACGTTCCGCAAATCGGCACAAGTCGAGGGCAAATTCATTCGTCAGTCCGGTGGGCGTGGTCAATACGGTCACGTTTGGATTGAATTCTCGCCGAACGAGCGCGGTGAAGGCTTCGAATTCGAAAATGCCATCGTCGGTGGGGTTGTTCCAAAAGAGTACGTCCCGGCCGTTCAAGCCGGACTGGAAGAAGCGATGCAAAACGGCGTCCTAGCCGGTTATCCGGTTGTGGATATTAAAGCGAAACTGTTCGACGGATCCTACCATGATGTCGACTCGAGTGAGATGGCGTTCAAAATAGCTGCTTCCTTAGCGCTGAAAAATGCAGCAACAAAATGTGACCCGGTTCTCCTTGAACCGATCATGAAAGTCGAAGTTGTCATCCCTGAGGAATACCTCGGCGACATTATGGGTGACATCACCTCTCGCCGCGGCCGTGTCGAAGGGATGGAAGCGCGCGGAAACGCCCAAGTCGTTCGCGCAATGGTGCCGCTGGCCGAAATGTTTGGCTATGCAACATCGCTCCGTTCGAACACGCAAGGGCGCGGAACGTTCTCAATGGTATTTGACCATTACGAAGAAGTTCCGAAAAACATCGCCGATGAAATTATCAAAAAAAATAAAGGCGAGTAATTGATTTCTCTTGCTAGTTTCGCTATAAATACTTATGTAAGACTTGGGAACATTTTGTTCCCAAGCATCCTATACTTACTTAACTATATCAATCCATATTTTATTTTAAGGAGGATCTTTCTCATGGCTAAAGCGAAATTTGAGCGTACGAAACCGCACGTCAACATCGGCACAATCGGCCACGTTGACCATGGGAAAACGACGTTGACAGCTGCGATCACGACTGTTCTTGCAAAACAAGGAAAAGCGGAAGCGAGAGCGTACGACCAAATCGACGCGGCTCCGGAAGAGCGTGAACGCGGAATCACGATTTCGACGGCTCACGTTGAGTATGAAACAGACAACCGTCACTATGCGCACGTTGACTGCCCGGGCCACGCTGACTACGTGAAAAACATGATCACGGGCGCGGCGCAAATGGACGGTGCGATCCTTGTTGTATCGGCTGCTGACGGCCCGATGCCGCAAACGCGTGAACACATTCTTCTCTCCCGCCAAGTCGGTGTTCCGTACATCGTTGTGTTCTTGAACAAATGCGACATGGTGGATGACGAAGAATTGCTCGAACTCGTTGAAATGGAAGTTCGCGACCTTCTCTCTGAATACGACTTCCCGGGCGACGAAGTGCCGGTCATCAAAGGTTCGGCATTAAAAGCGCTTGAAGGCGACCCGCAATGGGAAGAAAAAATCGTTGAACTGATGAACGCGGTTGACGAGTATATCCCGACTCCGCAACGCGAAGTAGACAAACCGTTCATGATGCCGGTTGAGGACGTCTTCTCGATCACGGGCCGCGGTACGGTTGCGACGGGCCGTGTTGAACGCGGTACGTTGAAAGTCGGTGATCCGGTTGAAATCATCGGTCTTTCGGATGAACCGAAAACGACGACGGTTACGGGTGTGGAAATGTTCCGCAAGCTTCTTGACCAAGCAGAAGCTGGGGACAACATCGGTGCGCTTCTCCGCGGTGTATCCCGTGACGAAGTTGAGCGCGGCCAAGTATTGGCGAAACCGGGCTCGATCACGCCGCATACGAAATTTAAAGCGCAAGTTTACGTCTTGACGAAAGAAGAAGGCGGACGCCATACTCCGTTTTTCTCGAACTACCGCCCGCAATTCTACTTCCGTACAACGGACGTAACGGGCATCATCACGCTTCCGGAAGGCGTGGAAATGGTTATGCCTGGCGATAACATTGAAATGACAGTTGAACTGATCGCCCCGATCGCGATCGAGGAAGGAACGAAATTCTCGATCCGCGAAGGCGGCCGCACGGTTGGCGCTGGTTCTGTATCGGAGATCATTGAGTAATTGTTGTGAAAAGGATGTCCATCAATCGGGCATCCTTTTTCTTTTGCTTGCCAACGTTCATTCTTAGGGGACATGTATATCAATCTTCGTGGGCCACAGCGGCCTAACGATGTATTTTTTATGGACAGCGGCTTTTCATCTTTCCTCGGCCAGGAGGTGTATTGAAAATGAGGCGGCCGCTATGTATAATGAAGAAGTGTGGGAAAAGCGAAGAAATCACTTGCAATCTCGCTTACATACGAGTATAATATCAAATGTTGGTCTTTGACTGCGATGAAGCGGAAGGTTGCTGACACACCCGGCCGCTTTGCCACGGCCATGTGCAGGAAATTTCCGCGGAGAAGTCTATTTTTGAAAATAGGCGAAGAAGGAGGGAAAACCAAATGGCAAAAGAAAAAATTCGTATTCGGTTAAAAGCTTATGATCATCGGATTTTAGACCAATCGGCGGAGAAAATCGTCGAAACCGCAAAACGTTCTGGGGCAAAGGTATCGGGTCCGATCCCGTTGCCGACGGAAAGAACGGTTTATACCATTTTGCGTGCCGTTCACAAATACAAAGACTCCCGTGAACAGTTTGAAATGCGGACACATAAACGTTTGATCGACATCATTAATCCGACTCCGCAAACCGTTGACTCGTTAATGCGGTTAGATTTGCCGTCGGGCGTTGATATTGAAATTAAACTTTAATTCAATTGACTAGGAGGTGTGACAAATGACGAAAGGAATCTTAGGAAGAAAAATCGGTATGACGCAAGTATTTGCGGAAAACGGCGATTTGATTCCGGTAACCGTCATCGAAGCGACGCCGAACGTTGTGCTGCAAAAGAAAACGGTCGAAAACGACGGTTACGAAGCGATTCAATTAGGATTTGAAGATTTGAGCGTCAAGCGCGCCAACAAACCGCAAATCGGCCATGCTGCCAAAGCAAACACGGCACCTAAGCGCTTCATTCGTGAAATTCGCGGCGCCAACGTTGATGAGTATGAAGTGGGCCAAGAAGTGAAAGTGGACATTTTCAGTGAAGGCGACATCGTCGATGTCACAGGCGTTTCCAAAGGGAAAGGGTTCCAAGGGGTCATTAAACGCCATGGCCAATCGCGTGGACCAATGGCTCACGGCTCCCGTTACCATCGCCGTCCAGGTTCGATGGGGGCGATCGCGCCAAACCGCGTATTTAAAACGAAAAACTTGCCAGGCCGTACGGGCGGCGAACGCGTCACGATTCAAAACTTAAAAATTGTCAAGATCGACCCGGAACGCAACCTGTTGCTCATTAAAGGCAACGTACCGGGCCCGAGAAAAGGATTAGTCATCGTGAAAAGCGCCGTTAAAGCGAAGGCGAAATAACATTTGGCCAAGAAAGGAGGAACTACGTAATGCCAAAAGTAGCATTATATAACCAAAACGGACAGACGATCGGAGAAATCGAATTAAACGATGCCGTTTTTGGGATTGAACCGAATAAACACGTATTGTTCGAAGCAGTCATTATGCAACGCGCCTCGATGCGCCAAGGAACGCATAAAACGAAAAACCGCGCTGAAGTGAGCGGCGGCGGCCGCAAGCCTTGGCGTCAAAAGGGGACTGGACGCGCCCGCCAAGGTTCGATTCGCGCTCCACAATGGCGAGGCGGCGGTACGGTCTTTGGTCCGGTTCCGCGCAGCTACAGCTACAAATTGCCGAAGAAAGTCCGCCGTTTAGCGATTAAATCGGCGTTATCCTCGAAAGTGCTCGAAAACGACATTGTTGTATTGGATCAACTGTCACTTGAAGCACCGAAAACGAAAGAAATGGTGAAAATTTTAACTAACCTCGCGGTTGACCGGAAGGCGCTCATTGTAACCGACGAATTGAATGAGAACGTTTATTTGTCGGCGCGTAACATCCCGGGCGTCAAAGTCGTTTCTGCCAACGGCATCAACGTGCTTGACGTGTTGAACCAT includes the following:
- the rpoC gene encoding DNA-directed RNA polymerase subunit beta', translated to MLDVNKFEYMKIGLASPEKIRSWSYGEVKKPETINYRTLKPEKDGLFCERIFGPTKDWECHCGKYKRVRYKGVVCDRCGVEVTRSKVRRERMGHIELAAPVSHIWYFKGIPSRMGLVLDMSPRALEEVIYFASYVVTDPGDTPLEKKQLLSEKEYRAYREKYGQSFQASMGAEAIKKLLQDIDLDKEVTTLKEELKTAQGQRRARIIKRLEVLEAFRSSGNDPAWMVLDVLPVIPPELRPMVQLDGGRFATSDLNDLYRRVINRNNRLKRLLDLGAPNIIVQNEKRMLQEAVDALIDNGRRGRPVTGPGNRPLKSLSHMLKGKQGRFRQNLLGKRVDYSGRSVIVVGPNLKMYQCGLPKEMALELFKPFVMKELVERGLAHNIKSAKRKIERVHPEVWDVLEDVIKEHPVLLNRAPTLHRLGIQAFEPTLVEGRAIRLHPLVCTAYNADFDGDQMAVHVPLSAEAQAEARLLMLAAQNILNPKDGKPVVTPSQDMVLGNYYLTMEREGAVGEGMVFKDTDEALLAYHNGYVHLHSRIAVHAGSLKNETFTEEQNNKLLLTTVGKLIFNEILPKSFPYINEPTTENIEGRTPDKYFLDKGTDVREEIRKRELVPPFKKKVLGQIIAEVFKRFKITETSKMLDRMKDLGFKYSTKAGITIGVADIVVLPEKQEILDEAQAKVDTVLKQFRRGLITDEERYERVISVWSAAKDKIQDRLMKSLDKRNPIFMMSDSGARGNASNFTQLAGMRGLMANPAGRIIELPIKSSFREGLTVLEYFISTHGARKGLADTALKTADSGYLTRRLVDVAQDVIVREEDCGTDRGILARALTDGTEVVVKLEERLVGRYAHKTVHHPETGKVIVRKDEMITEDIANEIVKAGVTEVWIRSVFACNTRHGVCKKCYGRNMATGMDVEVGEAVGIIAAQSIGEPGTQLTMRTFHTGGVAGDDITQGLPRVQELFEARNPKGQAVISEIDGTVVSINETRDHQYEIVVQSEVETRSYVAPYNARLKVEEGQHVERGQELTEGSVDPKQLLRVRDITSVQEYLLREVQKVYRMQGVEISDKHIEVMVRQMLRKVRVIDAGDTDVLPGTLLDVHQFTDVNTQAIREGKRPATARPVLLGITKASLETDSFLSAASFQETTRVLTDAAIKGKRDELLGLKENVIIGKLVPAGTGMARYRNVKPAVKKETAGDTVPSK
- the rpoB gene encoding DNA-directed RNA polymerase subunit beta, encoding MTGRLVQYGRHRQRRSYARISEVLELPNLIEIQTSSYQWFLDEGLREMFKEISPIEDFSGNLSLEFIDYSLGEPKYSVEEAKERDVTYAAPLRVKVRLINKETGEVKEQDVFMGDFPLMTETGTFIINGAERVIVSQLVRSPSVYYSDKIDKNGKRGYSATVIPNRGAWLEYETDAKDVVYVRIDRTRKLPVTVLLRALGFSSDQEIVDLLGDNEYLRNTLEKDNTDSTEKALIEIYERLRPGEPPTLENAKSLLASRFFDPKRYDLASVGRYKINKKLHIKNRLFNQRLAETIVDPETGEVIAEAGAIIDRRMLNRLLPYLEKGVGLQMHRPAEGVADGPIEVQTVKIYAPNDPDNEKVINIIGNGFIAEDVKHITPADIIASISYFFNLLHGVGDTDDIDHLGNRRLRSVGELLQNQFRIGLSRMERVVRERMSIQDTNTITPQQLINIRPVIAAIKEFFGSSQLSQFMDQTNPLAELTHKRRLSALGPGGLTRERAGFEVRDVHYSHYGRMCPIETPEGPNIGLINSLSTYAKVNKFGFIETPYRRVDPETGKVTDQIDYLTADEEDNYVVAQANVPLAEDGTFLEENVIARFRGENIVVKRDRVDYMDVSPKQVVSAATACIPFLENDDSNRALMGANMQRQAVPLLEPEAPIVGTGMEYVSAKDSGAAVICKHRGIVERVEAKEIWVRRLIEVDGKEVKGDLDKYRLLKFIRSNQGTCYNQRPIVKKGDIVEKGEILADGPSMDKGELALGRNVLVAFMTWDGYNYEDAIIMSERLVKEDVYTSVHIEEYEAESRDTKLGPEEITRDIPNVGEDALKNLDERGIVRIGAEVKDGDLLVGKVTPKGMTELTAEERLLHAIFGEKAREVRDTSLRVPHGGGGIVLDVKVFNREDGDELPPGVNQLVRVYIVQKRKISEGDKMAGRHGNKGVISRILPEEDMPFLPDGTPVDIMLNPLGVPSRMNIGQVFELHLGMAARKLGLHIASPVFDGATEEDVWNILEEAGMARDAKTVLYDGRTGEPFDNRVSVGIMYMIKLAHMVDDKLHARSTGPYSLVTQQPLGGKAQFGGQRFGEMEVWALEAYGAAYTLQEILTVKSDDVVGRVKTYEAIVKGENIPEPGVPESFKVLIKELQSLGMDVTILTGDEQEINMENFDDDDDHAPDAIMVDVKPIEPEEVDEEKDAVTKE
- a CDS encoding 50S ribosomal protein L7ae-like protein, with the translated sequence MSYEKVLQAGKVVIGTKQTIRALKEGKATEVIVAEDADLPIIEKVMAAANEANVPVTKVDSMKKLGKACKIQVGAAAVAILR
- the rpsL gene encoding 30S ribosomal protein S12 — translated: MPTINQLVRKGREKKVFKSKSPALNKGYNSFKKEQTNVSSPQKRGVCTRVGTMTPKKPNSALRKYARVRLTNGIEVTAYIPGIGHNLQEHSVVLIRGGRVKDLPGVRYHIVRGALDTAGVANRMQGRSKYGAKKPKAAKK